One Prinia subflava isolate CZ2003 ecotype Zambia chromosome 17, Cam_Psub_1.2, whole genome shotgun sequence DNA segment encodes these proteins:
- the NMRAL1 gene encoding nmrA-like family domain-containing protein 1, with protein MAGTKLIVVFGATGAQGGSVARALLDDGTFKVRAVTRSPRKKEAEELRRRGAEVVKADQDDEASLERALAGAYGAFIVTNFWEHCSKEKEIEQGQRLADLSKRQALRHVVFSGLENVQQLTGGQLEVLHFDGKGVVEEYFQKIGVPTTIIRLPCYFENFLSIFKPQKAPEGDSFVLELPLGDTPMDGMAVEDLGPVVLCLLKSPGEYIGQVIGLSTGKLTEAEYAAILSQQTGKTVTASKISPEEYEKRDFPGAQELAAMFRFYALKPDRNVALTMKLNPTARTFQQWVGDNKDAF; from the exons ATGGCCGGCACGAAGCTGATCGTGGTGTTCGGGGCCACCG GGGCCCAGGGGGGCAGCGTGGCCCGGGCGCTGCTGGACGATGGGACCTTCAAGGTGCGCGCCGTGACACGGAGCCCCAGGAAGAAGGAGGCGGAGGAGCTGAGGCGGAGGGGAGCCGAGGTGGTGAAGGCGGATCAGGACGATGAGGCATCGCTTGAGCGGGCCTTGGCGGGTGCCTACGGAGCCTTTATTGTCACCAACTTCTGGGAACACTGcagcaaggagaaggaaatCGAGCAG GGACAGCGTCTGGCTGATCTGTCCAAGCGCCAGGCTCTGCGCCACGTCGTGTTCAGCGGCCTGGAGAACGTGCAGCAGCTGACAGGGGGccagctggaggtgctgcacTTCGATGGCAAAGGCGTGGTAGAGGAGTACTTCCAGAAAATCGGGGTTCCCACCACCATCATCCGCCTGCCCTGCTACTTTGAGAACTTCCTCTCCATCTTCAAGCCGCAGAAGGCCCCCGAGGGAGACTCCTTTGTCCTGG agctgcccctgggggACACCCCGATGGATGGGATGGCTGTGGAGGACCTTGGGCCCGTTGTGCTTTGCCTGCTGAAGTCCCCAGGGGAGTACATTGGCCAGGTGATAGGACTCAGCACGGGCAAGCTCACCGAGGCAGAGTACGCTGCCATCCTGTCCCAGCAGACGGGCAAGACTGTGACAGCCAGCAAG ATCTCCCCTGAGGAGTATGAGAAGCGGGACTTCCCTGGGGCCCAGGAGTTGGCTGCCATGTTCCGTTTCTACGCCCTAAAGCCAGACCGCAACGTGGCCCTGACCATGAAGCTCAACCCCACGGCCCGCACCTTCCAGCAGTGGGTGGGGGATAACAAGGACGCCTTCTGA
- the DNAJA3 gene encoding dnaJ homolog subfamily A member 3, mitochondrial isoform X2, producing MRGPSPPWGAQAQRRARAKMAAGSASRWVGAAAGRGAGNARPPLLLLLRGLRVPPARAPRRLLLLRAGLCAAGTKGAAAAAAAAFHSSAARAKEDYYQVLGVPRTATQKEIKKAYYQLAKKYHPDTNKDDPKAKEKFSQLAEAYEVLSDEVKRKQYDAYGTASFEAGAAGAGAGAGRQYWSSGPSIDPEELFRKIFGEFSGSPFGDFQSVFEQPQEYIMELTFTQAAKGVNKEIVVNMQDSCVRCDGKGHEPGTKAQRCHYCNGTGMETINTGPFVMRSTCRRCGGRGSIITTPCVVCRGTGQTKQKKTVMVPVPAGVEDGQTVRMPVGKKEIFITFRVQKSSVFRRNGADIHSDLLISIAQAVLGGTARCQGLYETINITIPPGIQPDQKIRMSGKGIPKVNSYGYGDHYIHIKIKVPQRLTDRQRALMMSYAEDEADVDGTVNGVTNTASGKRSTGN from the exons ATGCGCGGCCCGTCCCCGCCGTGGGGTGCGCAAGCGCAGCGCCGCGCGCGGGCCAAGATGGCGGCCGGGAGCGCGTCGCGCTGGGTCGGGGCGGCCGCGGGACGCGGGGCGGGGAACGCgcggccgccgctgctgctgctgctccgcgGCCTCCGCgtcccgcccgcccgcgccccgcgccgcctccTGCTGCTCCGCGCCGGGCTCTGCGCCGCGG GGACGAaaggcgctgccgccgccgccgccgccgcctttCACAGCAGCGCGGCCCGCGCCAAGGAGGACTATTACCaggtgctgggggtgccccGCACGGCCACGCAGAAGGAGATCAAGAAGGCCTATTACCAG ttGGCAAAGAAATACCACCCTGACACAAACAAGGACGACCCTAAAGCAAAGGAGAAGTTCTCTCAGCTGGCAGAAGCCTACGAG GTGCTGAGTGACGAGGTGAAGAGGAAGCAGTACGATGCCTACGGCACGGCCAGCTTCGAGGCCGGCGCGGCCGGCGCGggggccggcgcggggcggcAGTACTGGAGCAGCGGCCCCTCCATCGACCCCGAGGAGCTCTTCAGGAAGATCTTTGGGGAGTTCTCGGGATCCCCTTTCGGCGATTTTCAGAGTGTCTTTGAGCAGCCACAGGAG TATATCATGGAGCTGACATTCACCCAAGCTGCCAAGGGTGTCAACAAGGAGATTGTGGTGAACATGCAGGACTCGTGTGTGCGCTGCGATGGCAAAGGACACGAGCCTGGCACCAAAGCTCAGCGCTGTCACTACTGCAATGGCACGGGCATG GAGACGATCAACACGGGCCCGTTCGTGATGCGCTCCACGTGCCggcgctgcggcggccgcggctccaTCATCACCACGCCCTGCGTCGTGTGCCGGGGCACGGGGCAGACCAAGCAGAAGAAGACAGTGATGGTTCCTGTGCCAGCTG GTGTTGAGGACGGGCAGACAGTTCGGATGCCTgtggggaagaaagaaattttcattaCCTTCAGG GTTCAGAAGAGCTCTGTGTTCCGACGAAACGGAGCCGATATCCACTCGGATCTCCTGATCTCAATAGCGCAGGCCGTGCTGGGAGGCACAGCCCGGTGTCAAGGCTTGTATGAGACAATCAACATCACA ATACCCCCTGGTATTCAGCCAGACCAGAAAATTCGAATGAGCGGGAAAGGCATTCCCAAGGTCAACAGCTATGGCTACGGAGACCACTACATCCACATAAAGATAAAAGTTCCTCA GAGGCTGACGGATCGCCAGCGAGCCTTAATGATGAGCTACGCCGAGGACGAGGCCGACGTGGATGGCACCGTGAACGGGGTCACCAACACAGCGTCAG GAAAACGTTCTACTGGGAACtag
- the DNAJA3 gene encoding dnaJ homolog subfamily A member 3, mitochondrial isoform X1 translates to MRGPSPPWGAQAQRRARAKMAAGSASRWVGAAAGRGAGNARPPLLLLLRGLRVPPARAPRRLLLLRAGLCAAGTKGAAAAAAAAFHSSAARAKEDYYQVLGVPRTATQKEIKKAYYQLAKKYHPDTNKDDPKAKEKFSQLAEAYEVLSDEVKRKQYDAYGTASFEAGAAGAGAGAGRQYWSSGPSIDPEELFRKIFGEFSGSPFGDFQSVFEQPQEYIMELTFTQAAKGVNKEIVVNMQDSCVRCDGKGHEPGTKAQRCHYCNGTGMETINTGPFVMRSTCRRCGGRGSIITTPCVVCRGTGQTKQKKTVMVPVPAGVEDGQTVRMPVGKKEIFITFRVQKSSVFRRNGADIHSDLLISIAQAVLGGTARCQGLYETINITIPPGIQPDQKIRMSGKGIPKVNSYGYGDHYIHIKIKVPQRLTDRQRALMMSYAEDEADVDGTVNGVTNTASGGRATASADAGGDRPEAQENKEGFLSKLKKMFTS, encoded by the exons ATGCGCGGCCCGTCCCCGCCGTGGGGTGCGCAAGCGCAGCGCCGCGCGCGGGCCAAGATGGCGGCCGGGAGCGCGTCGCGCTGGGTCGGGGCGGCCGCGGGACGCGGGGCGGGGAACGCgcggccgccgctgctgctgctgctccgcgGCCTCCGCgtcccgcccgcccgcgccccgcgccgcctccTGCTGCTCCGCGCCGGGCTCTGCGCCGCGG GGACGAaaggcgctgccgccgccgccgccgccgcctttCACAGCAGCGCGGCCCGCGCCAAGGAGGACTATTACCaggtgctgggggtgccccGCACGGCCACGCAGAAGGAGATCAAGAAGGCCTATTACCAG ttGGCAAAGAAATACCACCCTGACACAAACAAGGACGACCCTAAAGCAAAGGAGAAGTTCTCTCAGCTGGCAGAAGCCTACGAG GTGCTGAGTGACGAGGTGAAGAGGAAGCAGTACGATGCCTACGGCACGGCCAGCTTCGAGGCCGGCGCGGCCGGCGCGggggccggcgcggggcggcAGTACTGGAGCAGCGGCCCCTCCATCGACCCCGAGGAGCTCTTCAGGAAGATCTTTGGGGAGTTCTCGGGATCCCCTTTCGGCGATTTTCAGAGTGTCTTTGAGCAGCCACAGGAG TATATCATGGAGCTGACATTCACCCAAGCTGCCAAGGGTGTCAACAAGGAGATTGTGGTGAACATGCAGGACTCGTGTGTGCGCTGCGATGGCAAAGGACACGAGCCTGGCACCAAAGCTCAGCGCTGTCACTACTGCAATGGCACGGGCATG GAGACGATCAACACGGGCCCGTTCGTGATGCGCTCCACGTGCCggcgctgcggcggccgcggctccaTCATCACCACGCCCTGCGTCGTGTGCCGGGGCACGGGGCAGACCAAGCAGAAGAAGACAGTGATGGTTCCTGTGCCAGCTG GTGTTGAGGACGGGCAGACAGTTCGGATGCCTgtggggaagaaagaaattttcattaCCTTCAGG GTTCAGAAGAGCTCTGTGTTCCGACGAAACGGAGCCGATATCCACTCGGATCTCCTGATCTCAATAGCGCAGGCCGTGCTGGGAGGCACAGCCCGGTGTCAAGGCTTGTATGAGACAATCAACATCACA ATACCCCCTGGTATTCAGCCAGACCAGAAAATTCGAATGAGCGGGAAAGGCATTCCCAAGGTCAACAGCTATGGCTACGGAGACCACTACATCCACATAAAGATAAAAGTTCCTCA GAGGCTGACGGATCGCCAGCGAGCCTTAATGATGAGCTACGCCGAGGACGAGGCCGACGTGGATGGCACCGTGAACGGGGTCACCAACACAGCGTCAG GTGGCAGGGCCACGGCTAGCGCTGACGCAGGCGGGGATAGGCCTGAGGCTCAGGAGAACAAGGAGGGATTCCTTTCCAAACTTAAGAAAATGTTTACCTCCTGA